cactccttcttgGTTTGTTCAGCTCCGACTGGAAATGAAACCAGAGCACCAGGATCTCATCCTGCGGGCGTGCGCCGCCTCATCACTGCGCGTCGGTGCCAAGATGCAGACGCTGTGGAGCGGTTACGGGGAGATAGTCCGGCTGCACCTGGAGGGCTGCGACCGGCCGTCGGTGGTCGTCAAGCACGTCAAGTTTCCGCAGGAGGCTGCGCACCCCGGCGGCTGGAACACGGATCGCTCGCACACGCGCAAAGTGAGGTCCTACGAGGTAGAGACGCACTGGTACCGGAACTATTACACCGACCGGAGCTGTCGGACTCCCGCCTGCCTGGCTGTTTGTTCCCATGGCGACGAGATGCTGATcgtgctggaggatctggacgCGGTGGGTTATGACCAGAGAAGGTATGGACCAGCACAGCTTATGGTATGAAACACATATCTTTTACAATAGGGATGCGCTTTAACATTTTTCTTCAAAACATCCAAGTTCTACTAAGTTGTTGGGTTCGAATACTCAACAGACCCGAATATGTTTTGACAAAACTAGAACTAACGCCTTGCTGCCGTACCTCAAATAATCAGGTTGCTATTTACATCCCAGTCTCATTTGATTTGATCCTATTAGACATTTGTGTGAAACTGTCGTACTCGTCCTATGAGTTATGGCCGCAAAACCCTGTGAAGACACAGTGACCTTTTGACCCCCAAAATCAAGGTACCTAGTACACACAGGTGATAGGAATACAAAAACGACACTGAGGAAAGGACATTGCTATGGTCCTCAGAAGAGCTGTCGGAAAGTTTAAGAATAAACGTTTTGTTTTAAGCTCAGCTCATGCTTTAAATGAACACGCATTTCTTTGCGCTCCATGAGATTTAAGATTCATTTTCTGGTCAAATTAGCCAATCAGTGGGCCGATCCCCAGtagaatgggaaaaaaaaacatttcaattttgaaaacaaACAGGATAAAATGTAGGATCAAATTTTATGTGTGAGgaaaacaagaggaaaagaCGTGGATGCCCCTCAAAAGTGAACCGGGaccatttttacatttcaaattCAATGCGATAGAGCTCAGAACCAGTGAAGTGgatatttaaaatacaacattATGTTTTGACCTTTTTGCCATTTGTCAATAAATACACTGAAATTCTTCTAATAAGAGGAACACATTTCATGCTGGACAGATAACCGTTTGTTGTCATCTTAGGACCAGCGTGAAGGACAGAGAAATAAAGGCCTGTCTGCGCTGGCTCGCCCACTTCCACGCGCTCTTCCTGGGCGTGCCACCCGAGGGCCTGTGGCCCGTCGGCACATACTGGCACCTGGAGACCCGTCCGGACGAGCTGGAggcgatggacgacgccgagcTCAAAGCGGCAGCCGGTGCCATCGACGAGACGCTGAACGGATGCGTCTTCAAGACCCTCGTTCACGGAGACGCCAAGTTAGCCAACTTCTGTTTCTCGCAGGGCGGAGAGGACGTGGCGGCTGTGGACTTCCAGTATGTCGGCGGCGGCTGCGGGATGAAAGATGTcgtgtattttttaaggagTTGCATGGAAGAGAGGGAGTGTGAGAAGAGGGTACCGGGCCTATTGGACCACTATTTCACCGAGTTGAAGCGGTCCGTGAAGAAGGACGTGGACTTTGGCGCCCTGGAGAAAGAGTGGAGGGAGATGTTTGCTTTTGCATGGACGGATTTTCATCGCTTTCTGCTGGGATGGAGGCCCGGACACTGGAAGATTAACCGGTACAGTAAGCAGCTGACCAAGGAGGTTCTCCTCAAACtgaaactttaaacaaagaagcTTTAACTGAGCGTGTGGCTGAGAGGTGACGGGTTTGAAActgaaaaaatctgaaaaatgtaaataatctCATCAGCCCGAACAGCCGGTGTAGGCAGAAGCATGCACGCTGTTTCCGGAGAAggttttaaaatctattttctttCCAGGCTCTTTGAATGGggaaaatctgttttttgacTTGGCTTCATGTATCCACACATTTTGGTTGACGTGTCAATATGTGAtcttaaaaaaattataattaaaagGATTTTAGTTCTGTAAGACgtttgaaaatgtattaaactaTTTACTACTAGGTGGTGACTTTTTTGAATAAAGAAtttgtttgattattatttaatcCACTTGTGTGAAAAATGCAATTTGTGGGGAAATATCAAACATTGCAATAGGAAATGAAACATATGGTTTAAAACAAAAGGGGGTGTATGTTGTAGATTGATGCAATATTgatagttttttctttctgtattcACTTCTCATAAAATGTTACCTAGAAGTTGAGGAATACAAAATGATCAAGAAGAAGACCGGGgccatacatatatattttatttatttatttcatggatGAACACACCTCTTACAGATACCTCAGGTGTCTACTTTCAGTGTTTCTTTTCATGCTTGAGTTGGAACATATCCGGTTTCCTTTCAGagcatttatatttgtttatacAAAACCCATAGCAAATTTATATTACATTGCTATTACCTATCGAATAACTTTTCTCCAGATAATTTCCCCCATAATAAAGAACATGTATTTTCTCAGTCTCACATAACATCTACCACAGCAAAACTAATGCCCGGCCTCCACTTAGTGATTTTATCAAAcaaagcagtcaaagcagcagactTACTGGATCTTTTTCACTGTGTTATTTCACACAGGTCAAGCGCCTTTAGCAAATCTGCATTCGCTGTGAAGGCAGCTCACTCGTGAAATGCTGTGTATGTTATGTGCTTCAGTGGTTTACTGTATATGTGCTTCcactgtaggtgtgtgagtgctgCAGCCTGGTATGGTTGCTCTCTATTGTcgtacattttccttttcttttgctttgtaTTGGTTTTGTGTATGAGTTGTGTCCGTTTGTCTATTAATTTTTCTATGGAACTTTTCAGTGAATATTTCCTGTCGAGATTTCTAATGTTTTTTCAGGGTGTCTTTAAAACATCCGGCCGGGGCAGCAGATGGAAATGAGCCTCTCTGGCTCACTTACAGTGCACCTGTTGATTAGTGTGCAttgtccctgcaaaataaatgaataaatacatgcagAATGAATGTATACTTGTTTCTGTGCCAGTATTACATAACACAAAGGATTCAAATGGATCGTTTTTACGTGTATATACTTTAATGTATCGCATGTCTAAAACCAGTTATTGCTGGAGTGATTTTCTTAAGCGAAGAGAAAAATTATTCGAAGTCGTTTACAAACCAAACACAGCAGGATTTCCTCGAACCGGCCCTTCTGGTTTCCAACCGGATCCGTTTTCCCGGATCAGCTGTGAAGACGAGACGATGACGTAGTTTCCggtctcacacgcacacacacccgattttcaacaacaaggcgAGCCGAGCCGAGCTGAGACGCGGAGACGAGGGCACCGCCAGAGCAAACAAGGTACGGGAACGAAATACCGAACGATAAGGTCTACCGGGAGACACCGCGCGGCGTCATTCCGTTAAACGTTCCCGTAACGCCGTTAAACTGGTTGTCATTGCGGTCAACGGTTTACGAGTCCGAcccgattgttttttttttcttcttcttcttctccccctgcaAGCAACAacgaagctaacgttagcacacGAGCTAAACCCGCTACACCGGTTTCAACGACGGGTCAAAACACAAGCCGCGCCGCCGCGTGAGTCACCGGGAGCTACTTTTACGTTACCGCCGCGGCACTTGTGTACCGTCCTCTCTGCGCCCGTGTCCGTAACTTACCGCGGCTCACCTGGACTCGCAGCGAATTAGCCGACagtttagctaacgttaattgtTTGACAGTTGACCGTAAAGATGACGCAACGTAGCAGGTGTCAGAAAGTACGAAGTGAAACTCGCGACCCATCGCCTCCGCGGCGGCGCGCTTCTGTTTTCACCCTGAATACAGAAGtgctgtgggtgggtgggggcggGTTGTTGGCCCAGTCCCGGGGGATTTTTTCCGAGAACCGGAGTTGAAAATACGGAGAGTGGACCGGTTGTGTGAGGCGGCAGGTGCCCTCTTGAGCAAGGCAGCGAACCgtcaacctgtgtgtgtgtgtgtgtgagatataacgttatattactttatttaccttttttgttACTCTCATTCTTCGATTTTGAAGTCACATTAATCAATGAAGGGGCAGCAGCCCAAATGTTCTACTGTGTATATAGtagtaaacaaacaaattcaGAGGAAACATGATATAGTCAAGGCAATAAAACCTGATACAAAGAGACAACGCCTTTTATGTTTTTCCTCTGGCAGAAATCCAAGAAGTACCGTCACTCAGGAATCCCCTTCAATACAGTCGGAATCCACCAACTTCAACAAATGAGGCAGATGTTTTAGAGGGGGaagcaccccctcccccctcgcacacacacccccccccccccctctccccgccaGCACCGGCAGGTCCagttttaggtgtgtgtgtctttgctgagCCCCGGGATGGAGAGGATTTGAGGCAGCTCCCTCCTCAGGTGCGAGTCCTGAGTTGTGACACAGGAAGCTCAGGCTCTACAGGTTCTTCAGAGCCCCCCTGCTTGTAATATGAGCCATGGACTCCTGGGCAGTTGATAGTCCTGTGACCCTGGTCATTAAGGCCCCCAACCAGAAGTATGGGGACCAGACCATTAACTGCTTCCTCAACTGGACCGTGGAGAGGCTGAAGAGTCACATCTCCAACGTGTACCCCAGCAAGCCGGTACGTCGCGCTCACGCTCGCTGCTTTTTATGGTTATTTGTAATGATCTTCTTGTCGTAATGTGTTGGATACCCCTGAAAAAGGAGTTGAAGGGGACTCGTGGCTCGTCATTAAAAATATACCACAGGCGGACACAcatctacaaacacacaaactaaagtattttccatccatccatctgcaaaccgcttatcctgcacacagggtcgcgggggggggggctggagtccatcccagccaacttggACTGGTTGCCAGCCAATGGCAGGGCTAAcatacagagacaaacaaccattcacactcacattcatacacctacgggcaatttagagtcctcAATCAACCTGATGAGTCTTTGGACTGtggcagacacggggagaacatgcagactccacacagaaaagccactgggcggagtcgaaccctgtgaggcgacagtgctaaccaccacaccaccctgCTAAAGTATTTTAACTGTCCAATAATTTGCCAATGCTTTTCCTGTAATTGACTGTGTGGTGTACAAAACATAAGCACGCACGTAACACAAATCTTTGGAGGCAAAGtccttgttgcttttctttttgcattctcacaactatttttcttttcttcaaaaaaTTAATGAAATCAATTTCACACAACTTTGcagtgcaataaaaaaataacagttaaaagtgaaaaagaagtACACGATCTGCGAGAGAGGCGGTGAGAGACATAGCACAGATTAACACAGCCGAGGATTTGTATCAACAGTGTAAACGAGGAAATAACCTTTTTAACATCTTCTATTTGTCGATGCGTTTTCTATCACGGGCATGTGTACTTAATAAAATGAGGCGCAGAAAATATGATCGTACACACTGGGTCTGCTTTTAGTAAATCTAATCTGTAGCCCAGCAGTCTAATCTAATCCAAAGGTGTCTAATCAGCCACCCGCCCGTGTTCTCACGCCCTGACGAAAACAAGGTCAACCACAAGGTCAACAACTAGATGAACAACTAGATCGGAGATATCAAGTCatgatgtttattttaaaaggctGAGGTTTGTGTCAGCGCTTTAATTTCCATAGTATTTCAAGGGTACTTTCAGGACTTCTTATCCAGGTTTTCTTGAAAGTCAGGATTCTTTCTGGACCTCGAGGCTACGCAAAACATTTGTTTAGGTTTTAGGTTCTAGAGTTCTTATTTCTCTACAAGGCAACTTTGCCCTCATCTGTTTACACTGGGAAACCATTGTGAGTCTGAGAGAGTCACACTGGCTGTAACCTAAACCTTCCTGTATTTAGCAAGTTAAATAAAGCACGTTGACTGTTAACCGTGTGTCTTACAATGCAgtgctgtttgtgttgtagCTGTCCAAAGACCAGCGGCTGGTGTACTCAGGGAGGCTCCTTCAAGACCACCTGCAGCTCAGAGATGTGctcagaaaggtgtgtgtgtgagcaataTTCTGCCTTGAAAGGATATGGTTTGTCAATCCACCCAAATAGATTTGTTCCTATCTTTAAAAGCCTTTGTAAATTATTCGCTTCGCCAATTATTTTCTGTGTGCACCAAATCAGGCTGCCTGGGAAAAAGCAGCTGATCTGATGTGTTTTaccaacaatgtgtgtgtgtgtgtgtgtgtgtgtgtgtgtgaattctaGCCTTTTCCCCTCactaattctctctctctctgtcctccactcgttgACCCGCAGCAGGATGAATACCACATGTTGCACCTAGTGTGCGCCTCCAAAAGCCCCCCGGCCTCGCCCATGCCCCGGAGCGCCGCCGTGGCCGGCTCTGACGCCAGCGTGAGTAGACCGAGACAGGCAGGCTTTGGATCCTTGGATTGTTAGTTAATCGCCGTCCTTTTACGCTGTTTTTGCCATTGAAAAGTCACATAAACTGGTATTGGTGCAAAACCTGATTACCTAAATGAAAacctaattaaaaaaacaaaacatcgtCTCAATGTCTGATTGGTGCTCACATGTCGTCCTTCAGAGTTCAGATACCCCCCATGCCAGTCAACCAtccccatccccctccccctcctcttctaccTCGGTCCCGGGTAGTTATGACGGGCTGCGGTATCGCGGCGGCATCCCGCAGTACAACCCTCAGGGCCCCGCCGGGGTCCCTCAGTGGTAAGCAAGTCGTCCTCACTGTAACAGAAGCACAACTCGTGTTCACTGACGGTTCAAAGGTCGCTCGTTACTGTACAGAGAATTGCTGATACAACAACTGTGGCAATTTCCTGTTGGCATGTAAATGACAAACACGACGTCCCTCCACAGGCCAGACGCAGCCCAGGTCCCTCTACAGGGCAacatgcccccccaccccatgtACATGCCCATGCAGATGCTGTGGTGGCAGCAGATGTATGCGCGCCACTACTACATGCAATAGTAAGGCTTTATCCACCGTACGTGGCGATTATTAGAAACATTACAACCAGACCTCTGACGTGAAGTTGAGCTGATTGTGTTTTCCTGCTCCTCACCAGTCAGGCGGCAGTAGCCGCCGcccagcctcctccccctcccccgccctcctccccctccccctcgcccctTCCGCCCGCCCAGCCCAACGAGGCCGTGCAGCCCCCGCTGGGGCCCAACCCGGCCCCCAACCCACTGCCCGAGAACCAGCCGGCCAACCCCATCCAGATGAACGcgcaggggggggcggtgctGAACGACGACGAGCTGAACCGCGATTGGCTGGACTGGTTGTACACGGTGTCGCGCGCCGCCGTCCTGCTCAGCATCGTCTACTTCTACTCCTCCTTCAGCCGCTTCGCCATGGTGGTCGGCGCCATGCTGCTCGTCTACCTGTGAGTCACTCGGATGGTCTTtcttgatttcatttcatttctattCGGTTTTCtgtgtgaataaaaaaagaaaaggatacACATTTCGTTGTACTTGGAATCTAAAAATATGTTTGTggcgttttcttttctctgcaggcATCAGGCTGGTTGGTTTCCCTTCAGGCCGGAGCAGCAGaacgtcggaggaggaggaggagaaggagaacctcaggaggaggacgacgggaGACACCAGGACATACAGGAAATGGTGAGCTGTCAGACACGTTAAGTAAAACGTCTGTTGTCCTTGGGAAGATCTGTGGTCTATAGCCATTTATGGATGGCAAGTTATTAGTAGAGAGAAAAACTGGTTGTTACATGCCACATAAATCCATTCCagtcatgtctctctctctctctctcacatatgATTGTATATCTTTACAGTGTCTTCTGTTAAATGGGCAAAAGTGCTCAAAAATCAtctgttaaaaatgaaatgagggaATTCTGCCTGGATGAAGATCTGCATCAAAGCGGGATAATGTGCTCTGTAGGACATCACCTACTTTCATCTCAGGTTGCATGTATCACTTTTTCAATATTTCCTGTATTGTTTCATCCGTGTCCCAGGAGCGCCTGATGGATGAGGGGATGGAGGACATGGCCGGGGGGGCAGGGCACCGGGACCCTGCTGCCGTTGTCCACGATCCCGGCTTCCTCGCCACCGCGTGGTCCTTCATCAGCaccttcttcacctccatcGTCCCAGAGGGAAGGCACCAACCGGCCAACTAGGAAGAGCCGTCCCTCGTGTCCTCCTGTTATACCGCTAGACTTAAGTATCACAATTCCCACCTAAATACCCCTAAGCCATCTTCAGTCACCCCGGTGCGTTCATATACCAGACCTTCTGGTTCTAACACCCCGGGTGTCTTTGTACATTGAAAACAGGCCCCTCTGAGGTTTAAGCGCAGATGTGTCAGAATAAAGGAACATAAAGAAAGTTAATTTCACGTTGTTTTAATGGATCAAGTGatatatacatttcttttttcattggtCTTGAATTAAATGAGATGTGGTGAGAGAACCTGGAGGGAGCTgtcttcatttcaaacagtGATGAGGTGATGCTTTTCAAACCTTTAAATGAGGGACGTGATCAAAACAATCGCAAAAGACATTTTCACTTTCACACAAAGTGCATAAAGACATTGCAGCTACTGAAGCACATTGTTTTcccactttgtgtgtttgaatattAGTTACACATGTAAGTATATGCATCTCTAATTCCTCaatatttgcttttttaaataaaaatcttgCTGTTCGACGGCTGTGTTTCACTTCTTTTCCTCTGGCGTCCTGCAGGTGGCGACGTCAGTTACCTTCAGTAACCGTTTTCACAATCAAATGTGATATTTTCCTCATTCCATTTTTTAATACTATAAATGATACATTGCATACACttgtaacaaacacacaaattaaaatgttaagtttataagaggatgtgaaagcGTTTCAGTACTTTCATGCATAATTATGCAATATGTCTTACTAAATATGCCTTTATGGTAATGAAACCATAGACTTTGTTTTATGTCCGAAACTAACGGCATTCCTTTCCGCTGATGCCAATTGTGTAATGTCacgctttgtgtttgtgcacatttaGGAATCTTAGGAAAGTTCTTATTGGTTCAACAAGCCATTAAGCCGTCTCCCTTTTGATGGAGAGCAACAGCATCATCCCGAATGTCCCCCTGAAGCCTCACACCCTGTTAACTGACGTCACCCCATTAATACATTTCATTCCCTGATGCTCACTAGACGAGATCAAATAatccattttgttttgtttttttgctttttgggCAAAACCTCATGTCAATATATTTACTGATGAATgtcaatgttaaaataaataaccgAATGACAATAGTCATGTGTTTTGAACATTTAAAGCATCAAGTAGAAAACAGAACGTGGTCGACGGCAAAAGGGAATCCGTAAGTTAGTGTGGCAATACGAGTGGCCTATGACACTCAAGGGAAACAACAATGTCcaacaacgccacttgggataggcccaagaccattCTTGTTGAGGCACACAGAGCCGTTCACCAAAATCAGGGGTCAGAGACCATAAAGGTAATCATAAAAATATAcggttttatttagttaaatattctttttaaaatgacaatatgtTTTGTGAAGAAGGGAGTAGATCAgtgataaagaaaacaaacaattcaaatcaataaaccagcatacaaaataacaaaaaggaaaagacccaCATGCAATATGTACAACAGTTAGAGAGCCATTTTTGTACCAGTTTCCAGATTGCTTGTGTAATCTGAAGTTTTACCAGAATCCAGGACGGTTTCAGCCGGTATCAAGAACAGCTTCAGTGGGGAGGGAGAACGCGCCGGGGAATATTGGCCCTTTAATTACAGTCCAGCGAATTACAGGACACCCACAGACCCCGGCGGtggcacccacacacactcacagacagcggcccacacAAGACACTGAACGCCAGTAGTCCAGGCATACATCCACCCACAAGGGGACATCCATGACCGAGACAGGGTCGCACACCGCAGCAGAACGATGACCTAGGGCAGCGGCCAAAACATGAAGCACGCCTCCCGGACACGTctccacagacacccagcaggagaagacaaCAGGGTGAGTCCACACACCATGGGCTTAAGTAATGTCCCCGCCTCTCCCAATCAATCGGAATTAGCCCCAGGTatgctgagaggggggggggggaccctcaTCCGGTCACATCAGCATGCTAGCATATTTAGCTGAAATCACTGCGGGGCCTCCGATGTGTTCTCAGAGATGAAATACGGCGAATGCCTTGCTCGAGGGCGAGCCAGCCCGCTGCAGGCTGATGTCTTCACCCGCCGTCACATGTCCTCTGCACCCACGGGCAGCAAAAACACAGGCTTGCACGCCCCCCGCCCCTCCGCGAAGTCAGATAAATCATGTCCTTGAGTTTTAAAAGCACCTTAATGAGAGTTTGAATCGAGGCCCCGCTGGATGTTGGAAGCGGAACCTGCAAGCGGGCCCCGACGCCGCGTCCCCGCTGATGGAGGGGCGAGCGGGGGAAGCGGCTCAGACAGCGATGCACTTCAGAGAGTCCTCCAAAACCCCCCTAATCAAATGACCATGGATTTTTGTGTAGTTGGTCGGAGAAGGCCCAATTAATTATGCATGACAGCGGCTTGACGGCCCTTTGATTTCGTTACGCGCGCCCCCTCCGAGCCGCCGATCCAATCAGGttaggacgccccccccccacccctccatccctctctccgcGGGGTTAGACTCCCCTTATCGGAGGGAGAGATTTCTCTAAGAGGGTGTTTGGGGCCTTGTAGGACATTTCATCATCATAATAAGTCGTTGTTATGCAGACGGCCccctcctgtccccccccccccccccctgccatcAGGCGGCGTTTGTCTTCCGCAGACGGCAGTGGGGCTGGACACCTGCCACGGACACACGGACACTCCATGaagccagggaggagggagtgCGACACCCGCCAGGAAGCACGCTTCCAGTGGGATGTAAGCGACCGAGATGTTCAGATGACGAATTGTCATTGGTTGATCACacatgtgttgtgttgtgttgtgcggTCAAACTGTAAGTAACAGAACCGAAATGACATATAAGAAGCAGAAAAGTTAGATGCAAATTAAGGaaatttaaaattaaatgaGTGGAGGTTAAATCTTctgattcatttattcatgcAAAAATAGAAGCAGACGTTCGCTAATATCTTTATTGTAAATAAAGATATTTggtatttttgtaaaaaatgaTCCATCTACctcgtgattgacaggtcgctatcCTGATGTTGTCCTGTCTggggtttgtttgtctttctgtctcacAACTTTTTCTCCACAACTTTGACTTGACTAACGAGGTCCTGTTCAGCTCTCTGCTGTCACATgtggttgcaaaaaaaacaagatggcgacggccaaaATCCCGTACACGAGGCATCAAAACTAACCGACCGCGTACTTTCCGCCCTGAATAGTCTTCCTCTCAATGGATTTGTGTCCAGTAATCTGTAAATTTATTTAGGACACTTTAGGAGCAACAATAAAATGTGGACACGTCCTTTATGTCCCAGGTGGAATTCAGGCCTTGTGTCTTTATTTCAGAGTTAAACAAATCATCTTAATGTATTATCAGTTTGTCAGAGGCAACATTACAGAACTTGGTAAGTGAATTTCTTTTCTGTgtctgacacactgtctgtcaAAAACACCTCGTGATGCCTTAAATGTTCCTTCTAAGACGTAGTGGCGCAAAAAAAGGAAGTACTACTTTACTTCACATCTGATTTGGGGTTATTCCTTAATGCAATGACTAAAGATAATCATTCAAAAAAAGCAGATTTAGGGTCCAGAAGAAATATCCGAAGTAACCCGACTGGACGTCAGACTGCATTTGGTCTTAAATCCCTCAGTTtgagggcaggaagtgaatttaGCTCGCGCTCCGTCAGGAGTGCCTGTCGTCTCCGCTCGTCCTCGGGCAACTTTGCTTTCAGGGGGCATTtctcttcttaaaaaaaaaagacaccaagCAGATTTGCACATTTCAGCACAGACTCCCAGTGTGGTCGTTTGTTGTCCTTCGTCTTCCCCGAAGCACTTTGTGGCCGGATTGTTAAAAGCGCTTTATCGCTAAATTTGCCTTGGCACGTCTCGTCAGGACAGACTGATGGCCGATGAGACTCTCGACCTGCAGATAAAACATCCATTAAGTGGCTTGTCTGGGGCCCCCGCTCCCCGCCGCGGGCCCCAATTAGCATATTGTTAGCCATTAGCCGGATGGCCGCAGCAATGGCCGCCGTGCAGCCAGTCACCACGCCGTAAAGGGGCACCTCTCGCTCCGCGCCCAAAGGACGTCCCCGACATTGTAATGCCCGCCGGCTGTCTTCCGCCAGACGGTTCGAACGACCGCTAAAAGccctgagggaggggggctggggggggggaagaagggcCAAGATGCAAAATTGATGGAAATGACATTAGATTCAGCTCATGCTCCTCACTGTGTAAATTATGCCCCAAAATGGACTCTCTGGCCCGACTGTTGGCTCCAATTTGTTGGGCCATACCTCACGGTGGCTCGTCTCGCCCTTCCCCTCTGCCTTTAATCCAATCACAGCCACACTggatgttatttatttgtttatttatgtatttttttcccgAGGATGTAACCGATTGTTATCGGGGCAGAAAGTGGGGCCTTTCTTCCTGGTGAAACGGTGACTAACGTCCCACG
This genomic stretch from Gasterosteus aculeatus chromosome 20, fGasAcu3.hap1.1, whole genome shotgun sequence harbors:
- the herpud2 gene encoding homocysteine-responsive endoplasmic reticulum-resident ubiquitin-like domain member 2 protein isoform X1, which translates into the protein MDSWAVDSPVTLVIKAPNQKYGDQTINCFLNWTVERLKSHISNVYPSKPLSKDQRLVYSGRLLQDHLQLRDVLRKQDEYHMLHLVCASKSPPASPMPRSAAVAGSDASSSDTPHASQPSPSPSPSSSTSVPGSYDGLRYRGGIPQYNPQGPAGVPQWPDAAQVPLQGNMPPHPMYMPMQMLWWQQMYARHYYMQYQAAVAAAQPPPPPPPSSPSPSPLPPAQPNEAVQPPLGPNPAPNPLPENQPANPIQMNAQGGAVLNDDELNRDWLDWLYTVSRAAVLLSIVYFYSSFSRFAMVVGAMLLVYLHQAGWFPFRPEQQNVGGGGGEGEPQEEDDGRHQDIQEMERLMDEGMEDMAGGAGHRDPAAVVHDPGFLATAWSFISTFFTSIVPEGRHQPAN
- the herpud2 gene encoding homocysteine-responsive endoplasmic reticulum-resident ubiquitin-like domain member 2 protein isoform X2; protein product: MDSWAVDSPVTLVIKAPNQKYGDQTINCFLNWTVERLKSHISNVYPSKPLSKDQRLVYSGRLLQDHLQLRDVLRKDEYHMLHLVCASKSPPASPMPRSAAVAGSDASSSDTPHASQPSPSPSPSSSTSVPGSYDGLRYRGGIPQYNPQGPAGVPQWPDAAQVPLQGNMPPHPMYMPMQMLWWQQMYARHYYMQYQAAVAAAQPPPPPPPSSPSPSPLPPAQPNEAVQPPLGPNPAPNPLPENQPANPIQMNAQGGAVLNDDELNRDWLDWLYTVSRAAVLLSIVYFYSSFSRFAMVVGAMLLVYLHQAGWFPFRPEQQNVGGGGGEGEPQEEDDGRHQDIQEMERLMDEGMEDMAGGAGHRDPAAVVHDPGFLATAWSFISTFFTSIVPEGRHQPAN
- the pkdc gene encoding uncharacterized protein pkdc, with the protein product MKPEHQDLILRACAASSLRVGAKMQTLWSGYGEIVRLHLEGCDRPSVVVKHVKFPQEAAHPGGWNTDRSHTRKVRSYEVETHWYRNYYTDRSCRTPACLAVCSHGDEMLIVLEDLDAVGYDQRRTSVKDREIKACLRWLAHFHALFLGVPPEGLWPVGTYWHLETRPDELEAMDDAELKAAAGAIDETLNGCVFKTLVHGDAKLANFCFSQGGEDVAAVDFQYVGGGCGMKDVVYFLRSCMEERECEKRVPGLLDHYFTELKRSVKKDVDFGALEKEWREMFAFAWTDFHRFLLGWRPGHWKINRYSKQLTKEVLLKLKL